The following proteins are co-located in the Silene latifolia isolate original U9 population chromosome 1, ASM4854445v1, whole genome shotgun sequence genome:
- the LOC141591754 gene encoding bet1-like SNARE 1-1 isoform X2, with product MINYSALFTVFWLCSLFLYMFVCREYSATRASLFDGIEEGGIRASSSYSTHEIDEHDNDSAVEGLKDRVSLLKRLSGDINEEVDAHNRMLDRMGNEMDSSRGILSGTMDRFKQVFETKSSRRMFSLVGSFVVLFFIVYYLTKY from the exons ATGATCAACTATTCTGCATTATTCACGGTATTTTGGTTGTGTAGCTTATTTTTGTATATGTTTGTGTGCAGGGAATACAGTGCGACTAGAGCTTCTCTTTTTGATGGAATTGAGGAGGGTGGTATTAGGGCATCATCCTCATACTCCACTCATGAGATTGATGAACATGATAATGATAGTGCAGTTGAAGGGCTGAAAGATAGAGTCAGCCTTCTAAAAAGA TTAAGTGGCGACATAAACGAAGAAGTGGACGCTCATAACCGGATGTTAGATCGAATG GGAAATGAAATGGACTCGTCACGAGGAATCTTGTCGGGAACAATGGATCGGTTCAAACAG GTATTTGAGACGAAATCAAGTCGAAGAATGTTCTCTCTTGTGGGCTCGTTTGTGGTGCTTTTCTTTATTGTTTACTATCTTACAAAGTACTAA
- the LOC141591754 gene encoding bet1-like SNARE 1-1 isoform X1, with amino-acid sequence MNTRREYSATRASLFDGIEEGGIRASSSYSTHEIDEHDNDSAVEGLKDRVSLLKRLSGDINEEVDAHNRMLDRMGNEMDSSRGILSGTMDRFKQVFETKSSRRMFSLVGSFVVLFFIVYYLTKY; translated from the exons GGAATACAGTGCGACTAGAGCTTCTCTTTTTGATGGAATTGAGGAGGGTGGTATTAGGGCATCATCCTCATACTCCACTCATGAGATTGATGAACATGATAATGATAGTGCAGTTGAAGGGCTGAAAGATAGAGTCAGCCTTCTAAAAAGA TTAAGTGGCGACATAAACGAAGAAGTGGACGCTCATAACCGGATGTTAGATCGAATG GGAAATGAAATGGACTCGTCACGAGGAATCTTGTCGGGAACAATGGATCGGTTCAAACAG GTATTTGAGACGAAATCAAGTCGAAGAATGTTCTCTCTTGTGGGCTCGTTTGTGGTGCTTTTCTTTATTGTTTACTATCTTACAAAGTACTAA
- the LOC141591731 gene encoding myosin-9-like isoform X2, translating to MGTQVNVMVGSHVWVEDSEECWISGQVSKINGDEVVIETTNEKQITANRSKLYPMDMEAPDGGVDDMTKLSYLHEPGVLHNLAARYSRDEIYTYTGNILIAVNPFQRLPHIYDIQMMDRYRGAPLGKLNPHVFAIGDVAYRAMINEGKSNAILVSGESGAGKTETTKMLMRYLAYLGGRTDTEGRTVEQQVLESNPVLEAFGNAKTVRNNNSSRFGKFVEIQFDKKGRISGAAIRTYLLERSRVCQISDPERNYHCFYLLCSAPKEEVEKYKLGNPQSFHYLNQSNCYELVGVDDAQEYLATRRAMDIVGISKQEQDAIFSVVAAILHLGNVEFCKGQEVDSSVTKDDKSKFHLQTAAELLMCDLVGLEDALCKRVMITPEEVIKRSLDPEAATTNRDGLAKTIYSRLFDWLVDKINNSIGQDPNSTCLIGVLDIYGFESFKTNSFEQFCINYTNEKLQQHFNQHVFKMEQEEYTKEEIDWSYIEFVDNQDILDLIEKKPGGIIALLDEACMFPKSTHETFSQKLYQTFKTHKCFIKPKLSLTDFTIAHYAGEVQYQSDLFLDKNKDYVVAEHQDLLAASKCSFVAGLFPSVPEETNKSSKFSSIGTRFKMQLQQLMDTLNSTEPHYIRCVKPNNLLKPAIFENNSVMQQLRCGGVLEAIRISCAGYPTHRTFCEFINRFKMLSPEAVTGTDPDEVVCSKILEKMGLAGYQIGKTSVFLRAGQMAELDGRRAEILNSAAKTIQRKTRTHITRQHFLVLCNTAIIMQTFCRGRLVCKKFEKMRREASSVKIQKDLRRHLSRKSFRTLQFSALTLQTGARVMAARNEFRSKRQEKAAVIIQALWRCYLSCTYYKKLKWAAVFTQCRWRGQLGRKELRKLKMAARETGALQEAKDKLEKKVEELTRQLQSEKRLRMDMEESKESKEQEIAKLQQALQEMQKRIDEKDDLLGKECAVAQKAIEEAASVIEETPVSVGDSKEQEIAELQQSLQEMQTRIDEKDDLLGKECTVAQKAIEEAAYSVEETPVSVGDSKESKEQDIAELQQSLQEMQTRIDEKDDLLGKECAVDQKAIEEAASVVEETPVSVGDFEKIEASTAEVDRLKESLETERQRADEWERKYTEAQESNEEKRKKLEETERRVHQLQDSLNRLEDRLTYLESENKIFRQQAITMAQNNKLLVARSRSLMQRSDSSTRNANFRSASLIERDNSENRAESSENTQ from the exons ATG GGTACTCAGGTGAATGTTATGGTGGGTTCTCATGTGTGGGTTGAGGACTCGGAAGAATGCTGGATTAGCGGGCAAGTATCGAAAATCAATGGTGATGAAGTAGTAATCGAGACTACAAATGAGAAACAG ATTACGGCAAATCGATCGAAATTATATCCGATGGATATGGAAGCTCCAGATGGTGGAGTTGATGACATGACAAAGTTGTCATACTTGCATGAGCCTGGAGTTTTACATAATTTAGCAGCTCGATATTCACGTGATGAAATATAT ACTTACACTGGAAATATACTCATTGCTGTAAATCCATTCCAAAGACTACCCCATATTTACGATATCCAAATGATGGACCGTTACAGGGGAGCACCACTGGGAAAGCTCAACCCTCATGTTTTTGCAATTGGTGATGTGGCATATAG GGCAATGATAAATGAGGGTAAAAGCAATGCCATTTTGGTCAGTGGAGAAAGTGGGGCAGGCAAGACTGAGACCACTAAAATGCTCATGCGTTATCTTGCCTATTTGGGTGGTCGCACTGACACAGAAGGGCGAACTGTTGAGCAGCAAGTTTTGGAG TCAAATCCTGTTCTAGAAGCTTTTGGCAATGCAAAAACAGTCCGAAACAACAATTCAAG TCGTTTTGGAAAATTTGTTGAGATTCAATTTGACAAGAAGGGAAGAATTTCCGGAGCAGCCATTAGAACATATCTCCTTGAAAGATCCCGTGTTTGCCAAATTTCGGATCCAGAGCGCAACTATCACTGCTTTTATCTTCTTTGTTCTGCACCTAAAGAG GAAGTTGAAAAGTACAAGCTTGGAAATCCTCAATCTTTCCATTATCTTAATCAGTCAAATTGCTATGAGTTAGTTGGTGTAGATGATGCACAAGAATATCTTGCTACAAGGAGAGCTATGGACATAGTTGGAATAAGTAAACAAGAACAG GATGCCATTTTCAGTGTTGTTGCTGCAATTCTTCATCTGGGTAATGTAGAATTTTGTAAGGGCCAAGAAGTCGATTCTTCTGTTACGAAGGATGATAAGTCCAAGTTCCATCTTCAGACAGCAGCTGAGCTTCTCAT GTGTGATCTAGTGGGTTTGGAGGATGCTCTCTGCAAACGTGTTATGATCACCCCGGAGGAAGTGATAAAGAGGAGCCTTGACCCAGAGGCAGCTACAACTAACAGAGATGGTCTAGCAAAAACAATATATTCCCGTCTGTTTGATTG GTTGGTGGATAAAATCAACAATTCCATTGGTCAAGATCCTAACTCAACATGTTTAATTGGAGTCCTTGACATCTATGGTTTTGAAAGCTTCAAGACTAACAG TTTTGAACAATTTTGTATCAATTACACAAATGAAAAGCTGCAGCAGCATTTTAATCAG CATGTTTTTAAGATGGAGCAAGAGGAATACACCAAAGAGGAAATTGATTGGAGCTATATTGAATTCGTGGATAATCAAGATATCTTGGACCTCATTGAGAAG AAACCTGGAGGAATCATTGCACTGCTTGATGAAGCTTG CATGTTCCCCAAGTCGACTCATGAAACCTTCTCGCAAAAGTTGTATCAGACTTTCAAAACTCACAAATGCTTCATCAAGCCAAAGTTGTCTCTTACCGATTTCACTATTGCTCACTATGCTGGAGAG GTTCAATACCAATCTGATCTATTTTTGGACAAAAACAAAGATTATGTTGTTGCTGAACATCAGGATCTGTTGGCTGCTTCCAAATGTTCCTTTGTAGCGGGCCTTTTCCCTTCAGTTCCTGAGGAGACAAATAAGTCATCTAAGTTCTCGTCTATTGGTACTCGATTTAAG ATGCAACTACAACAACTGATGGATACATTGAATTCTACAGAACCTCACTACATCAGATGTGTAAAACCAAATAATCTTCTTAAACCTGCTATATTTGAAAATAACAGTGTCATGCAGCAGCTACGTTGTGGT GGTGTTCTAGAAGCAATTAGGATAAGCTGTGCTGGATATCCCACGCATAGGACATTTTGTGAATTTATTAACCGATTTAAGATGCTTTCTCCAGAGGCAGTGACAGGGAC AGATCCAGACGAGGTCGTGTGCTCAAAGATCTTGGAAAAGATGGGGTTAGCTGGATATCAG ATAGGTAAAACAAGTGTTTTTCTGAGAGCTGGTCAAATGGCTGAGTTAGATGGGCGTAGAGCTGAGATACTGAACAGTGCTGCCAAGACTATCCAAAGGAAAACTAGAACTCATATTACACGCCAGCATTTTCTAGTTTTGTGCAACACTGCTATTATAATGCAAACATTTTGCAGAG GTAGACTGGTCTGCAAAAAGTTTGAGAAAATGAGAAGAGAGGCATCTTCCGTCAAAATTCAGAAGGACTTGCGCAGACACTTATCCAGAAAGTCTTTCAGAACACTTCAGTTTTCGGCACTGACCTTGCAGACAGGAGCACGTGTCATGGCTGCTCGCAATGAGTTCAGATCTAAAAGGCAGGAAAAAGCAGCAGTGATAATTCAG GCTCTTTGGCGATGCTATTTGTCATGTACATATTACAAGAAGCTCAAGTGGGCGGCAGTTTTTACTCAATGCAGATGGAGGGGACAGTTAGGTCGAAAAGAACTAAGGAAGCTGAAGATG GCTGCCAGAGAAACAGGTGCACTCCAAGAAGCGAAAGATAAACTCGAGAAAAAAGTTGAAGAACTCACTCGGCAGCTGCAGTCAGAAAAACGTTTAAGG ATGGACATGGAAGAATCTAAAGAGTCTAAAGAGCAGGAGATAGCAAAGTTACAACAAGCTTTGCAAGAGATGCAGAAGAGAATTGATGAAAAAGATGATTTGCTAGGCAAAGAGTGTGCAGTGGCTCAAAAGGCAATTGAAGAAGCAGCATCTGTTATTGAAGAAACTCCAGTTAGTGTTGGGGATTCTAAAGAGCAGGAGATAGCAGAGTTACAACAATCTTTGCAGGAGATGCAGACTAGAATTGATGAAAAAGATGACTTGCTAGGAAAAGAGTGTACGGTGGCTCAAAAGGCAATCGAAGAAGCAGCATATTCTGTTGAAGAAACTCCAGTTAGTGTTGGAGATTCTAAAGAGTCTAAAGAGCAGGATATAGCAGAGTTACAACAATCTTTGCAGGAGATGCAGACGAGAATTGATGAAAAAGATGACTTGCTAGGAAAAGAGTGTGCGGTGGATCAAAAGGCAATTGAAGAAGCAGCATCTGTTGTTGAAGAAACTCCAGTTAGTGTTGGAGATTTTGAAAAAATTGAGGCTTCAACTGCAGAAGTAGACAGATTAAAG GAATCATTAGAGACAGAAAGACAACGGGCTGACGAATGGGAAAGAAAGTATACAGAAGCTCAAGAATCAAATGAAGAAAAACGTAAGAAACTAGAAGAAACAGAGAGAAGAGTTCACCAACTTCAAGATTCTCTCAATAG GCTTGAGGATAGACTTACCTACTTAGAATCGGAGAATAAAATCTTCCGTCAACAAGCTATAACAATGGCACAGAATAACAAATTGCTGGTAGCACGCTCTCGGTCATTAATGCAG AGATCAGATAGTAGCACAAGAAATGCG AATTTTCGAAGTGCATCCTTAATTGAAAGGGATAACAGTGAAAATAGAGCGGAGAGCTCAGAAAACACTCAATGA
- the LOC141591731 gene encoding myosin-9-like isoform X1: protein MGTQVNVMVGSHVWVEDSEECWISGQVSKINGDEVVIETTNEKQITANRSKLYPMDMEAPDGGVDDMTKLSYLHEPGVLHNLAARYSRDEIYTYTGNILIAVNPFQRLPHIYDIQMMDRYRGAPLGKLNPHVFAIGDVAYRAMINEGKSNAILVSGESGAGKTETTKMLMRYLAYLGGRTDTEGRTVEQQVLESNPVLEAFGNAKTVRNNNSSRFGKFVEIQFDKKGRISGAAIRTYLLERSRVCQISDPERNYHCFYLLCSAPKEEVEKYKLGNPQSFHYLNQSNCYELVGVDDAQEYLATRRAMDIVGISKQEQDAIFSVVAAILHLGNVEFCKGQEVDSSVTKDDKSKFHLQTAAELLMCDLVGLEDALCKRVMITPEEVIKRSLDPEAATTNRDGLAKTIYSRLFDWLVDKINNSIGQDPNSTCLIGVLDIYGFESFKTNSFEQFCINYTNEKLQQHFNQHVFKMEQEEYTKEEIDWSYIEFVDNQDILDLIEKKPGGIIALLDEACMFPKSTHETFSQKLYQTFKTHKCFIKPKLSLTDFTIAHYAGEVQYQSDLFLDKNKDYVVAEHQDLLAASKCSFVAGLFPSVPEETNKSSKFSSIGTRFKMQLQQLMDTLNSTEPHYIRCVKPNNLLKPAIFENNSVMQQLRCGGVLEAIRISCAGYPTHRTFCEFINRFKMLSPEAVTGTDPDEVVCSKILEKMGLAGYQIGKTSVFLRAGQMAELDGRRAEILNSAAKTIQRKTRTHITRQHFLVLCNTAIIMQTFCRGRLVCKKFEKMRREASSVKIQKDLRRHLSRKSFRTLQFSALTLQTGARVMAARNEFRSKRQEKAAVIIQALWRCYLSCTYYKKLKWAAVFTQCRWRGQLGRKELRKLKMAARETGALQEAKDKLEKKVEELTRQLQSEKRLRMDMEESKESKEQEIAKLQQALQEMQKRIDEKDDLLGKECAVAQKAIEEAASVIEETPVSVGDSKEQEIAELQQSLQEMQTRIDEKDDLLGKECTVAQKAIEEAAYSVEETPVSVGDSKESKEQDIAELQQSLQEMQTRIDEKDDLLGKECAVDQKAIEEAASVVEETPVSVGDFEKIEASTAEVDRLKESLETERQRADEWERKYTEAQESNEEKRKKLEETERRVHQLQDSLNRMISCMSDQFSELKMILHGSKSSCASEYTVRDARGGVFSSSSDDSSSDSDLSFSGPASTSTNFSFLNPDALKLITEDLSHADNTGSINWESDQEGAFDDFF from the exons ATG GGTACTCAGGTGAATGTTATGGTGGGTTCTCATGTGTGGGTTGAGGACTCGGAAGAATGCTGGATTAGCGGGCAAGTATCGAAAATCAATGGTGATGAAGTAGTAATCGAGACTACAAATGAGAAACAG ATTACGGCAAATCGATCGAAATTATATCCGATGGATATGGAAGCTCCAGATGGTGGAGTTGATGACATGACAAAGTTGTCATACTTGCATGAGCCTGGAGTTTTACATAATTTAGCAGCTCGATATTCACGTGATGAAATATAT ACTTACACTGGAAATATACTCATTGCTGTAAATCCATTCCAAAGACTACCCCATATTTACGATATCCAAATGATGGACCGTTACAGGGGAGCACCACTGGGAAAGCTCAACCCTCATGTTTTTGCAATTGGTGATGTGGCATATAG GGCAATGATAAATGAGGGTAAAAGCAATGCCATTTTGGTCAGTGGAGAAAGTGGGGCAGGCAAGACTGAGACCACTAAAATGCTCATGCGTTATCTTGCCTATTTGGGTGGTCGCACTGACACAGAAGGGCGAACTGTTGAGCAGCAAGTTTTGGAG TCAAATCCTGTTCTAGAAGCTTTTGGCAATGCAAAAACAGTCCGAAACAACAATTCAAG TCGTTTTGGAAAATTTGTTGAGATTCAATTTGACAAGAAGGGAAGAATTTCCGGAGCAGCCATTAGAACATATCTCCTTGAAAGATCCCGTGTTTGCCAAATTTCGGATCCAGAGCGCAACTATCACTGCTTTTATCTTCTTTGTTCTGCACCTAAAGAG GAAGTTGAAAAGTACAAGCTTGGAAATCCTCAATCTTTCCATTATCTTAATCAGTCAAATTGCTATGAGTTAGTTGGTGTAGATGATGCACAAGAATATCTTGCTACAAGGAGAGCTATGGACATAGTTGGAATAAGTAAACAAGAACAG GATGCCATTTTCAGTGTTGTTGCTGCAATTCTTCATCTGGGTAATGTAGAATTTTGTAAGGGCCAAGAAGTCGATTCTTCTGTTACGAAGGATGATAAGTCCAAGTTCCATCTTCAGACAGCAGCTGAGCTTCTCAT GTGTGATCTAGTGGGTTTGGAGGATGCTCTCTGCAAACGTGTTATGATCACCCCGGAGGAAGTGATAAAGAGGAGCCTTGACCCAGAGGCAGCTACAACTAACAGAGATGGTCTAGCAAAAACAATATATTCCCGTCTGTTTGATTG GTTGGTGGATAAAATCAACAATTCCATTGGTCAAGATCCTAACTCAACATGTTTAATTGGAGTCCTTGACATCTATGGTTTTGAAAGCTTCAAGACTAACAG TTTTGAACAATTTTGTATCAATTACACAAATGAAAAGCTGCAGCAGCATTTTAATCAG CATGTTTTTAAGATGGAGCAAGAGGAATACACCAAAGAGGAAATTGATTGGAGCTATATTGAATTCGTGGATAATCAAGATATCTTGGACCTCATTGAGAAG AAACCTGGAGGAATCATTGCACTGCTTGATGAAGCTTG CATGTTCCCCAAGTCGACTCATGAAACCTTCTCGCAAAAGTTGTATCAGACTTTCAAAACTCACAAATGCTTCATCAAGCCAAAGTTGTCTCTTACCGATTTCACTATTGCTCACTATGCTGGAGAG GTTCAATACCAATCTGATCTATTTTTGGACAAAAACAAAGATTATGTTGTTGCTGAACATCAGGATCTGTTGGCTGCTTCCAAATGTTCCTTTGTAGCGGGCCTTTTCCCTTCAGTTCCTGAGGAGACAAATAAGTCATCTAAGTTCTCGTCTATTGGTACTCGATTTAAG ATGCAACTACAACAACTGATGGATACATTGAATTCTACAGAACCTCACTACATCAGATGTGTAAAACCAAATAATCTTCTTAAACCTGCTATATTTGAAAATAACAGTGTCATGCAGCAGCTACGTTGTGGT GGTGTTCTAGAAGCAATTAGGATAAGCTGTGCTGGATATCCCACGCATAGGACATTTTGTGAATTTATTAACCGATTTAAGATGCTTTCTCCAGAGGCAGTGACAGGGAC AGATCCAGACGAGGTCGTGTGCTCAAAGATCTTGGAAAAGATGGGGTTAGCTGGATATCAG ATAGGTAAAACAAGTGTTTTTCTGAGAGCTGGTCAAATGGCTGAGTTAGATGGGCGTAGAGCTGAGATACTGAACAGTGCTGCCAAGACTATCCAAAGGAAAACTAGAACTCATATTACACGCCAGCATTTTCTAGTTTTGTGCAACACTGCTATTATAATGCAAACATTTTGCAGAG GTAGACTGGTCTGCAAAAAGTTTGAGAAAATGAGAAGAGAGGCATCTTCCGTCAAAATTCAGAAGGACTTGCGCAGACACTTATCCAGAAAGTCTTTCAGAACACTTCAGTTTTCGGCACTGACCTTGCAGACAGGAGCACGTGTCATGGCTGCTCGCAATGAGTTCAGATCTAAAAGGCAGGAAAAAGCAGCAGTGATAATTCAG GCTCTTTGGCGATGCTATTTGTCATGTACATATTACAAGAAGCTCAAGTGGGCGGCAGTTTTTACTCAATGCAGATGGAGGGGACAGTTAGGTCGAAAAGAACTAAGGAAGCTGAAGATG GCTGCCAGAGAAACAGGTGCACTCCAAGAAGCGAAAGATAAACTCGAGAAAAAAGTTGAAGAACTCACTCGGCAGCTGCAGTCAGAAAAACGTTTAAGG ATGGACATGGAAGAATCTAAAGAGTCTAAAGAGCAGGAGATAGCAAAGTTACAACAAGCTTTGCAAGAGATGCAGAAGAGAATTGATGAAAAAGATGATTTGCTAGGCAAAGAGTGTGCAGTGGCTCAAAAGGCAATTGAAGAAGCAGCATCTGTTATTGAAGAAACTCCAGTTAGTGTTGGGGATTCTAAAGAGCAGGAGATAGCAGAGTTACAACAATCTTTGCAGGAGATGCAGACTAGAATTGATGAAAAAGATGACTTGCTAGGAAAAGAGTGTACGGTGGCTCAAAAGGCAATCGAAGAAGCAGCATATTCTGTTGAAGAAACTCCAGTTAGTGTTGGAGATTCTAAAGAGTCTAAAGAGCAGGATATAGCAGAGTTACAACAATCTTTGCAGGAGATGCAGACGAGAATTGATGAAAAAGATGACTTGCTAGGAAAAGAGTGTGCGGTGGATCAAAAGGCAATTGAAGAAGCAGCATCTGTTGTTGAAGAAACTCCAGTTAGTGTTGGAGATTTTGAAAAAATTGAGGCTTCAACTGCAGAAGTAGACAGATTAAAG GAATCATTAGAGACAGAAAGACAACGGGCTGACGAATGGGAAAGAAAGTATACAGAAGCTCAAGAATCAAATGAAGAAAAACGTAAGAAACTAGAAGAAACAGAGAGAAGAGTTCACCAACTTCAAGATTCTCTCAATAG GATGATTTCCTGCATGTCTGACCAATTCTCAGAGCTGAAAATGATTTTGCATGGCTCAAAGTCGAGCTGTGCTTCAGAGTATACAGTCAGAGATGCCCGGGGCGGTGTTTTTTCCTCTTCTTCTGATGATTCATCCTCTGATTCTGATTTATCTTTTTCGGGTCCTGCTTCAACTTCAACAAACTTTTCCTTCCTAAATCCTGATGCTCTCAAATTGATTACTGAGGATCTTTCACATGCGGACAATACAG GATCTATCAACTGGGAAAGTGATCAGGAGGGGGCCTTCGATGACTTTTTCTGA